A window of the Salvelinus alpinus chromosome 3, SLU_Salpinus.1, whole genome shotgun sequence genome harbors these coding sequences:
- the LOC139571065 gene encoding cell division cycle and apoptosis regulator protein 1-like isoform X2 translates to MAQFGGQKNPPWAAQFTATGVSQPSHSGQSMDLNSLHSLGVQQPSLLGASPSMYSQQSALSAASLNSQSSASNYQLSQQTAALQQQAAAAAAAALQQSQINSALQQYQQQQQQQQQQQQQQQQQQQQQPPPQQPPPQQLYNVPHQQHQQHTDSYGQHQQHTDLYGLPQPQQALLSQNWSGENKFPPPVALPTSLSLSNPQQTAQITVSYPTPRSSHQQQSQQQSQPQKQRVFTGVVNKLHDTFGFVDEDVFFQLSAVKGKTPQVGDRVLVEAVYNPNMPFKWNAQRIQTLPQLANQSLQQQPQSLPPVPPQLSSFYADQGMQQRYSDMHSVGMDNRQNSQPPGPNMMKPGPNMLQSLPPPTNFNVQAQGPPPPLLQAQLSAASLAPLLHNPPPPLLSQPPPKDVFSGGLLQPPVRMMPQPVRRLDPSPRFPNRNDRPELILRTKDERSRERDRERRRSRERSPIRKRSRDRSPRRDRSPRRPRRVVPRYTVQFSKFSLDGSNCDMMELRRRYQSLYIPSDFFDAVFTWVDGFPLQRPFQFGNYCNFHIMHKEVDSLVKNTAVLDPPDANHTYSAKVMLLANPSLEELYHKSCALAEDPQELRDSFQHPARLIKFLVGMRGKDEAMAIGGHWSPSLDGAEPEKDPAVLIKTAIRCCKALTGIDLSLCTQWYRFAEIRYHRPEETHKGRTVPAHVETVVLFLPDVWHCLPTRSEWEGLSRGLREQLAEKLSAERKEADGEQEEEEKDEEDSKEVTTPTHWTKLDPKSMKVNDLRKELESRSLSSKGLKSQLIARLTKQLKVEEQVEEAKEPEKPESQVPDEEEPQHMEEDREEEERKKQEELERQRREKRYVLPDEPTIIVHPNWAAKNGKFDCSVMSLSVLLDYRVEDNKEHSFEVSLFAELFNEMLQRDFGYRIFKALASVPCKDDKKDKKDKAKKEAEKKEAEKKADVKKVKEEENGEPVTKKAKEEEPEKKEEGEKEEEKVLKEDSIDAEEKEEDESSNTNAEEYDPLEAEDADDDDEDDKDDEDSNGRDRRDDRSSRDDRKSKERSSKDKEKKQMVTYNKDLLMAFVYFDQSHCGYLLEKDLEDIMYTLGLHLSRAQVKKLLNKPVVRESCYYRKLTDAAKDESAPSFSEPLLDNLLGNRALLPMLVSRGQTAPVEASESGGGSSLIVYNGAMVDVGSIMQKLDKSEKAREEIEQKLMVQDSKMAEDTKQILQLVSANRALSKDLEEVKGTLGQTENNFRATVEEKTVYHDQLSKTLNNLGNTIKELQGVLKKEVPSEAAADQKSQTTNGSDE, encoded by the exons CTCTAGGTGTGCAGCAGCCATCTCTCCTGGGTGCGTCTCCCTCTATGTACTCCCAGCAATCGGCCCTGTCTGCAGCCTCCCTCAACTCCCAGTCGTCCGCCTCCAACTACCAGCTATCCCAACAGACTGCAGCCCTGCAGCAGCAAGCCGCAGCCGCCGCCGCTGCAGCACTGCAACAG TCTCAAATCAACTCGGCCTTGCAGCAGtatcagcaacagcagcagcaacaacaacagcaacaacagcaacagcagcagcagcagcaacaacagcctcctcctcagcagcctcctcctCAGCAGCTCTACAATGTACCCCATCAG caacatcaacaacatacagACTCCTACGGG CAACATCAACAGCATACAGACTTATACGGG CTCCCCCAGCCCCAGCAAGCGCTGCTTTCACAG AACTGGAGTGGTGAAAACAAATTCCCG CCCCCCGTGGCTCTCCCCACCagcctctctctgtccaacccccaGCAGACAGCCCAGATCACCGTGTCCTACCCCACGCCTCGCTCCAGCCACCAGCAGCAGAGCCAGCAGCAGAGCCAGCCCCAGAAACAGCGCGTCTTCACCGGCGTTGTCAACAAGCTGCATGACACATTCGGCTTTGTGGATGAGGACGTCTTCTTCCAGCTCAG TGCGGTGAAGGGGAAGACCCCCCAGGTGGGTGACAGGGTCCTAGTGGAGGCCGTGTACAACCCCAACATGCCTTTCAAATGGAACGCCCAGCGCATTCAGACCTTACCTCAGCTGGCCAACCAATCG CTTCAGCAGCAGCCCCAGTCCTTACCTCCAGTTCCCCCACAGCTGAGCAGCTTCTATGCTGACCAGGGAATGCAGCAGCGCTACTCAGACATGCACTCCGTCGGCATGGACAACAGACAaaat AGCCAGCCTCCAGGCCCTAATATGATGAAGCCGGGTCCCAACATGCTCCAGTCTCTGCCTCCCCCCACCAATTTCAATGTACAGGCCCAgggtcctcctcctcccctgctcCAGGCCCAGCTCTCTGCTGCCTCCTTGGCCCCGCTCCTCCATAACCCCCCTCCGCCCCTGCTATCACAGCCACCACCCAAAG ATGTGTTCTCAGGAGGTCTGCTTCAGCCCCCAGTGAGGATGATGCCTCAGCCCGTCCGGCGTCTGGACCCCTCCCCCCGCTTCCCCAACCGTAATGACCGCCCTGAACTCATCCTCAGGACCAAGGATGAACGCAGTCGTGAAAGAGACCGTGAGCGCAGGAGGTCCAGAGAGCGCTCTCCCATACGTAAACGCTCCAGGGACCGTTCTCCGAGACGTGATCGCTCCCCACGCCGACCTCGTAGGGTGGTGCCTCGCTACACCGTCCAGTTCTCCAAGTTCAGCCTGGACGG TTCTAACTGTGACATGATGGAGCTGAGGAGACGCTATCAGAGCCTGTACATCCCCAGTGACTTCTTTGATGCTGTGTTCACCTGGGTGGATGGCTTCCCCCTGCAACGGCCCTTCCAGTTCGGCAACTACTGTAACTTCCACATCATGCACAAGGAGGTGGACTCTCTGGTCAAGAACACTGCGGTGCTGGACCCTCCCGATGCCAACCACACATACAGTGCTAAG GTGATGTTGCTGGCCAACCCCAGTCTAGAAGAGCTCTACCATAAGTCCTGTGCTCTGGCTGAGGACCCTCAAGAACTCAGAGACTCCTTCCAGCACCCCGCCCGCCTCATCAAG tTCCTGGTGGGGATGCGGGGTAAGGACGAGGCCATGGCCATCGGGGGCCACTGGTCCCCCTCCCTGGATGGAGCGGAGCCTGAGAAGGACCCGGCCGTGCTCATAAAGACAGCCATACGCTGTTGTAAGGCCCTCACAGGCATAGACCTGAGTCTCTGCACTCAGTG GTATCGTTTTGCAGAGATTCGCTATCATCGCCCTGAGGAGACTCACAAGGGGCGGACAGTGCCCGCACATGTGGAGACAGTGGTTTTGTTTCTTCCGGATGTTTGGCATTGTCTTCCTACCCGCTCAGAGTGGGAAGGGCTGTCGCGGGGACTTCGGGAGCAGCTGGCTGAGAAGCTGTCCGCGGAGCGGAAGGAGGCTGACGGAGAACAG gaggaagaggagaaggatgaAGAAGATTCAAAGGAGGTGACCACCCCGACACACTGGACTAAGCTTGATCCGAAATCAATGAAG GTGAATGACCTGCGCAAAGAGCTAGAGTCACGCTCCCTGAGCTCTAAGGGGTTAAAATCCCAGCTGATCGCACGCCTCACCAAGCAGTTGAAAGTGGAGGAGCAGGTAGAGGAGGCCAAGGAGCCTGAGAAACCAGAGAGCCAGGTCCCTGATGAGGAGGAGCCTCAACACatggaggaagacagagag gaggaggagaggaagaagcagGAGGAGTTGGAGCGCCAGCGCAGAGAGAAGCGCTACGTCCTGCCAGACGAGCCCACTATCATAGTTCACCCCAACTGGGCGGCCAAGAACGGCAAGTTTGACTGCAGCGTCATGTCTCTGAGCGTGCTACTGGACTACAGGGTGGAGGACAACAAGGAACACTCCTTCGAG gttTCTCTGTTTGCGGAGCTGTTTAACGAGATGCTACAGAGAGACTTTGGCTACAGGATTTTCAAGGCCCTGGCCTCTGTGCCTTGCAAGGACGACAAGAAAGACAAGAAGGATAAAGCCAAGAAAGAGGCAgaaaagaaggaggcagagaagaAAGCAGATGTGAAGAaagtaaaagaagaggagaacGGAGAGCCGGTGACAAAGAAGGCAAAAGAGGAGGAACCGGAGAAGAAG GAGGAGggtgagaaggaggaggagaaagtgCTGAAGGAGGATTCTATAGATgcggaagagaaggaggaggatgagagcagcaACACTAATGCTGAGGAGTACGACCCTCTGGAGGCCGAAGATGCTGATGACGATGATGAAGATG ATAAAGACGATGAGGACTCTAACGGCAGGGACAGGAGAGACGACCGCAGCAGCAGAGACGACAGGAAGTCCAAAGAGCGGTCCTCTAAAGACAAGGAGAAGAAGCAGATGGTGACCTACAACAAGGACCTGCTTATGGCCTTTgtctactttgaccagagccactgTGGCTACCTGCTGGAAAAAGACCTGGAGGACATCATGTACACACTGGGGTTACATCTGTCTAGAGcccag GTAAAGAAGTTGTTGAACAAGCCGGTGGTGAGAGAGTCGTGTTACTACCGTAAACTGACGGACGCAGCTAAAGATGAGTCTGCTCCTTCCTTCAGTGAACCCCTGCTAGACAACCTGCTAG gtAACCGTGCCTTGCTGCCCATGCTTGTGTCTCGTGGCCAGACAGCGCCAGTGGAGGCTAGTGAGTCCGGAGGCGGCAGCAGTCTAATAGTGTATAATGGCGCCATGGTGGACGTGGGCAGCATCATGCAGAAACTGGACAAGAGTGAGAAGGCCAGGGAGGAGATTGAGCAGAAACTCATGGTGCAGGACTCCAAGATGG CCGAGGACACCAAGCAAATCCTCCAGCTGGTATCAGCTAACCGAGCCCTGTCTAAAGATCTGGAGGAGGTGAAGGGAACTCTGGGCCAGACGGAGAACAACTTCAGAGCTACGGTGGAAGAGAAGACCGTCTACCACGACCAGCTCAGCAAGACACTCAACAACCTGGGCAACACCATTAAGGAACTTCAGGGAGTCCTCAAGAAG GAGGTTCCCTCAGAAGCCGCAGCTGACCAAAAATCCCAAACAACTAATGGTTCAGACGAATGA
- the LOC139571065 gene encoding cell division cycle and apoptosis regulator protein 1-like isoform X1: MAQFGGQKNPPWAAQFTATGVSQPSHSGQSMDLNSLHSLGVQQPSLLGASPSMYSQQSALSAASLNSQSSASNYQLSQQTAALQQQAAAAAAAALQQSQINSALQQYQQQQQQQQQQQQQQQQQQQQQPPPQQPPPQQLYNVPHQQHQQHTDSYGQHQQHTDSYGQHQQHTDLYGLPQPQQALLSQNWSGENKFPPPVALPTSLSLSNPQQTAQITVSYPTPRSSHQQQSQQQSQPQKQRVFTGVVNKLHDTFGFVDEDVFFQLSAVKGKTPQVGDRVLVEAVYNPNMPFKWNAQRIQTLPQLANQSLQQQPQSLPPVPPQLSSFYADQGMQQRYSDMHSVGMDNRQNSQPPGPNMMKPGPNMLQSLPPPTNFNVQAQGPPPPLLQAQLSAASLAPLLHNPPPPLLSQPPPKDVFSGGLLQPPVRMMPQPVRRLDPSPRFPNRNDRPELILRTKDERSRERDRERRRSRERSPIRKRSRDRSPRRDRSPRRPRRVVPRYTVQFSKFSLDGSNCDMMELRRRYQSLYIPSDFFDAVFTWVDGFPLQRPFQFGNYCNFHIMHKEVDSLVKNTAVLDPPDANHTYSAKVMLLANPSLEELYHKSCALAEDPQELRDSFQHPARLIKFLVGMRGKDEAMAIGGHWSPSLDGAEPEKDPAVLIKTAIRCCKALTGIDLSLCTQWYRFAEIRYHRPEETHKGRTVPAHVETVVLFLPDVWHCLPTRSEWEGLSRGLREQLAEKLSAERKEADGEQEEEEKDEEDSKEVTTPTHWTKLDPKSMKVNDLRKELESRSLSSKGLKSQLIARLTKQLKVEEQVEEAKEPEKPESQVPDEEEPQHMEEDREEEERKKQEELERQRREKRYVLPDEPTIIVHPNWAAKNGKFDCSVMSLSVLLDYRVEDNKEHSFEVSLFAELFNEMLQRDFGYRIFKALASVPCKDDKKDKKDKAKKEAEKKEAEKKADVKKVKEEENGEPVTKKAKEEEPEKKEEGEKEEEKVLKEDSIDAEEKEEDESSNTNAEEYDPLEAEDADDDDEDDKDDEDSNGRDRRDDRSSRDDRKSKERSSKDKEKKQMVTYNKDLLMAFVYFDQSHCGYLLEKDLEDIMYTLGLHLSRAQVKKLLNKPVVRESCYYRKLTDAAKDESAPSFSEPLLDNLLGNRALLPMLVSRGQTAPVEASESGGGSSLIVYNGAMVDVGSIMQKLDKSEKAREEIEQKLMVQDSKMAEDTKQILQLVSANRALSKDLEEVKGTLGQTENNFRATVEEKTVYHDQLSKTLNNLGNTIKELQGVLKKEVPSEAAADQKSQTTNGSDE, encoded by the exons CTCTAGGTGTGCAGCAGCCATCTCTCCTGGGTGCGTCTCCCTCTATGTACTCCCAGCAATCGGCCCTGTCTGCAGCCTCCCTCAACTCCCAGTCGTCCGCCTCCAACTACCAGCTATCCCAACAGACTGCAGCCCTGCAGCAGCAAGCCGCAGCCGCCGCCGCTGCAGCACTGCAACAG TCTCAAATCAACTCGGCCTTGCAGCAGtatcagcaacagcagcagcaacaacaacagcaacaacagcaacagcagcagcagcagcaacaacagcctcctcctcagcagcctcctcctCAGCAGCTCTACAATGTACCCCATCAG caacatcaacaacatacagACTCATACGGG caacatcaacaacatacagACTCCTACGGG CAACATCAACAGCATACAGACTTATACGGG CTCCCCCAGCCCCAGCAAGCGCTGCTTTCACAG AACTGGAGTGGTGAAAACAAATTCCCG CCCCCCGTGGCTCTCCCCACCagcctctctctgtccaacccccaGCAGACAGCCCAGATCACCGTGTCCTACCCCACGCCTCGCTCCAGCCACCAGCAGCAGAGCCAGCAGCAGAGCCAGCCCCAGAAACAGCGCGTCTTCACCGGCGTTGTCAACAAGCTGCATGACACATTCGGCTTTGTGGATGAGGACGTCTTCTTCCAGCTCAG TGCGGTGAAGGGGAAGACCCCCCAGGTGGGTGACAGGGTCCTAGTGGAGGCCGTGTACAACCCCAACATGCCTTTCAAATGGAACGCCCAGCGCATTCAGACCTTACCTCAGCTGGCCAACCAATCG CTTCAGCAGCAGCCCCAGTCCTTACCTCCAGTTCCCCCACAGCTGAGCAGCTTCTATGCTGACCAGGGAATGCAGCAGCGCTACTCAGACATGCACTCCGTCGGCATGGACAACAGACAaaat AGCCAGCCTCCAGGCCCTAATATGATGAAGCCGGGTCCCAACATGCTCCAGTCTCTGCCTCCCCCCACCAATTTCAATGTACAGGCCCAgggtcctcctcctcccctgctcCAGGCCCAGCTCTCTGCTGCCTCCTTGGCCCCGCTCCTCCATAACCCCCCTCCGCCCCTGCTATCACAGCCACCACCCAAAG ATGTGTTCTCAGGAGGTCTGCTTCAGCCCCCAGTGAGGATGATGCCTCAGCCCGTCCGGCGTCTGGACCCCTCCCCCCGCTTCCCCAACCGTAATGACCGCCCTGAACTCATCCTCAGGACCAAGGATGAACGCAGTCGTGAAAGAGACCGTGAGCGCAGGAGGTCCAGAGAGCGCTCTCCCATACGTAAACGCTCCAGGGACCGTTCTCCGAGACGTGATCGCTCCCCACGCCGACCTCGTAGGGTGGTGCCTCGCTACACCGTCCAGTTCTCCAAGTTCAGCCTGGACGG TTCTAACTGTGACATGATGGAGCTGAGGAGACGCTATCAGAGCCTGTACATCCCCAGTGACTTCTTTGATGCTGTGTTCACCTGGGTGGATGGCTTCCCCCTGCAACGGCCCTTCCAGTTCGGCAACTACTGTAACTTCCACATCATGCACAAGGAGGTGGACTCTCTGGTCAAGAACACTGCGGTGCTGGACCCTCCCGATGCCAACCACACATACAGTGCTAAG GTGATGTTGCTGGCCAACCCCAGTCTAGAAGAGCTCTACCATAAGTCCTGTGCTCTGGCTGAGGACCCTCAAGAACTCAGAGACTCCTTCCAGCACCCCGCCCGCCTCATCAAG tTCCTGGTGGGGATGCGGGGTAAGGACGAGGCCATGGCCATCGGGGGCCACTGGTCCCCCTCCCTGGATGGAGCGGAGCCTGAGAAGGACCCGGCCGTGCTCATAAAGACAGCCATACGCTGTTGTAAGGCCCTCACAGGCATAGACCTGAGTCTCTGCACTCAGTG GTATCGTTTTGCAGAGATTCGCTATCATCGCCCTGAGGAGACTCACAAGGGGCGGACAGTGCCCGCACATGTGGAGACAGTGGTTTTGTTTCTTCCGGATGTTTGGCATTGTCTTCCTACCCGCTCAGAGTGGGAAGGGCTGTCGCGGGGACTTCGGGAGCAGCTGGCTGAGAAGCTGTCCGCGGAGCGGAAGGAGGCTGACGGAGAACAG gaggaagaggagaaggatgaAGAAGATTCAAAGGAGGTGACCACCCCGACACACTGGACTAAGCTTGATCCGAAATCAATGAAG GTGAATGACCTGCGCAAAGAGCTAGAGTCACGCTCCCTGAGCTCTAAGGGGTTAAAATCCCAGCTGATCGCACGCCTCACCAAGCAGTTGAAAGTGGAGGAGCAGGTAGAGGAGGCCAAGGAGCCTGAGAAACCAGAGAGCCAGGTCCCTGATGAGGAGGAGCCTCAACACatggaggaagacagagag gaggaggagaggaagaagcagGAGGAGTTGGAGCGCCAGCGCAGAGAGAAGCGCTACGTCCTGCCAGACGAGCCCACTATCATAGTTCACCCCAACTGGGCGGCCAAGAACGGCAAGTTTGACTGCAGCGTCATGTCTCTGAGCGTGCTACTGGACTACAGGGTGGAGGACAACAAGGAACACTCCTTCGAG gttTCTCTGTTTGCGGAGCTGTTTAACGAGATGCTACAGAGAGACTTTGGCTACAGGATTTTCAAGGCCCTGGCCTCTGTGCCTTGCAAGGACGACAAGAAAGACAAGAAGGATAAAGCCAAGAAAGAGGCAgaaaagaaggaggcagagaagaAAGCAGATGTGAAGAaagtaaaagaagaggagaacGGAGAGCCGGTGACAAAGAAGGCAAAAGAGGAGGAACCGGAGAAGAAG GAGGAGggtgagaaggaggaggagaaagtgCTGAAGGAGGATTCTATAGATgcggaagagaaggaggaggatgagagcagcaACACTAATGCTGAGGAGTACGACCCTCTGGAGGCCGAAGATGCTGATGACGATGATGAAGATG ATAAAGACGATGAGGACTCTAACGGCAGGGACAGGAGAGACGACCGCAGCAGCAGAGACGACAGGAAGTCCAAAGAGCGGTCCTCTAAAGACAAGGAGAAGAAGCAGATGGTGACCTACAACAAGGACCTGCTTATGGCCTTTgtctactttgaccagagccactgTGGCTACCTGCTGGAAAAAGACCTGGAGGACATCATGTACACACTGGGGTTACATCTGTCTAGAGcccag GTAAAGAAGTTGTTGAACAAGCCGGTGGTGAGAGAGTCGTGTTACTACCGTAAACTGACGGACGCAGCTAAAGATGAGTCTGCTCCTTCCTTCAGTGAACCCCTGCTAGACAACCTGCTAG gtAACCGTGCCTTGCTGCCCATGCTTGTGTCTCGTGGCCAGACAGCGCCAGTGGAGGCTAGTGAGTCCGGAGGCGGCAGCAGTCTAATAGTGTATAATGGCGCCATGGTGGACGTGGGCAGCATCATGCAGAAACTGGACAAGAGTGAGAAGGCCAGGGAGGAGATTGAGCAGAAACTCATGGTGCAGGACTCCAAGATGG CCGAGGACACCAAGCAAATCCTCCAGCTGGTATCAGCTAACCGAGCCCTGTCTAAAGATCTGGAGGAGGTGAAGGGAACTCTGGGCCAGACGGAGAACAACTTCAGAGCTACGGTGGAAGAGAAGACCGTCTACCACGACCAGCTCAGCAAGACACTCAACAACCTGGGCAACACCATTAAGGAACTTCAGGGAGTCCTCAAGAAG GAGGTTCCCTCAGAAGCCGCAGCTGACCAAAAATCCCAAACAACTAATGGTTCAGACGAATGA